In Halapricum desulfuricans, a single window of DNA contains:
- a CDS encoding ABC transporter ATP-binding protein yields the protein MASVTLDGVTKVFQDESGDIVAVDDLNLEIRDGEFLVLVGPSGCGKSTTLRMVAGLETPTEGTIHLGNRPITNLTPQERDIAMVFQSYALYPHMTVRGNMSFGLEESTDLSDAEIREQVEDAAELLDIDNLLDRQPGELSGGQQQRVALGRAIVREPEAFLLDEPLANLDAKLRAEMRTELQQLQENLGTTTIYVTHDQTEAMTMSDRIAVLNDGELQQVGTPLECYHRPNNQFVAGFIGEPSMNFLPVTLEDGTLVGEHFEYSLSEDVRADLDGHSELIFGIRPEDIDIVDSPTGAHEFPATVGVVEPQGDENTVHLAFEGQDRTESELTATIGGMRSAEEGASVGIELPENAIHVFDAETGNALHNRSLQDVESDQPLRGAEPA from the coding sequence ATGGCAAGTGTCACGCTCGACGGAGTGACCAAGGTGTTTCAGGACGAGAGTGGTGATATCGTCGCGGTCGACGACCTGAATCTCGAGATCAGAGACGGCGAGTTCCTGGTACTCGTCGGCCCGTCCGGCTGTGGAAAGTCGACGACACTCCGGATGGTCGCGGGACTCGAAACGCCGACGGAGGGGACGATCCACCTAGGGAACCGACCGATCACGAATCTCACGCCACAGGAGCGCGACATCGCGATGGTGTTCCAGTCGTACGCGCTCTACCCTCACATGACGGTGCGCGGGAACATGTCGTTCGGTCTTGAAGAGTCGACCGATCTCTCCGACGCCGAGATACGCGAACAAGTTGAAGATGCCGCCGAGTTGCTCGACATCGACAACCTGCTCGACCGGCAGCCGGGCGAGCTGTCGGGCGGTCAGCAACAGCGCGTCGCGCTGGGACGGGCGATCGTTCGCGAACCCGAGGCGTTCCTGCTCGACGAACCCCTGGCCAATCTCGACGCCAAGCTTCGGGCGGAGATGCGGACCGAACTCCAGCAGCTCCAGGAGAACCTCGGGACGACGACGATCTATGTGACCCACGATCAGACCGAGGCGATGACGATGTCCGACCGAATTGCGGTCCTCAACGACGGGGAACTCCAGCAGGTCGGGACGCCGCTGGAGTGTTATCACCGACCGAACAACCAGTTCGTCGCCGGCTTCATCGGCGAACCGTCGATGAACTTCCTCCCGGTCACGCTGGAAGACGGAACGCTCGTCGGCGAGCACTTCGAATACTCGCTCAGCGAGGACGTGCGTGCCGATCTAGATGGTCACTCGGAGTTGATTTTCGGTATCAGACCGGAAGACATAGACATCGTCGACAGTCCGACCGGAGCACACGAGTTCCCGGCGACCGTCGGCGTCGTCGAACCGCAGGGCGACGAGAACACCGTCCACCTCGCGTTCGAGGGCCAGGACCGGACCGAATCAGAACTGACTGCGACGATCGGCGGCATGCGTTCGGCCGAGGAAGGCGCGTCCGTGGGTATCGAACTCCCCGAGAACGCTATCCACGTGTTCGATGCCGAGACCGGAAACGCGCTGCACAACCGCAGTCTCCAGGACGTCGAAAGCGATCAACCGCTCCGCGGCGCTGAGCCGGCCTGA
- a CDS encoding HAMP domain-containing protein, whose translation MGVTIGVLGATATGVVSQQVEQNVEEEYRNLASQQANTLETWIERNSISVTLASKNDALSNTEPGARFDIRSELATTDGNVYGVNAIYLLNVSDSGTRVVASPQLIADRQLNQTRRAWVGEAPFDAIDVMDVHVTTVHRIGDMPVVAFVSPVTGHPDRYLVMEYSITDLTMSLDTDTEDRVTMVVNDEGTIQATNDGDRIPGRDQYGNGTAMRPVRLASELDGTDQKAGVIPNMAPDETILNEEYTVGYAPAKVSNVNLNWTVLVHEPRSNVFGFMLAISRWGKIATVGGILLVGLFGTAIGYNTTRDINRLRHWAHRMREGDLETTKRTTRIDAIGELYDGFEDMRRSLRQQIREVERARKEAEVSRAEAMRMNEYLQQKAEEYSRTMRRCADGDLTQRLEPDGESDSMDRIATSFNEMLAELERATGQLKRFAIEVENTGELLQTSSDSVRVASGHVADSVQRIADDADEQKEQLQEISREIDDLAAAYETLAEHGDDDVQEHGERLDEIAARISEIATLSEETLAESGIVAGAAEEQAAELTEISDRARDLTQYARPLRDALDEFETETDTDLYADD comes from the coding sequence ATGGGCGTCACTATTGGGGTCCTGGGAGCAACAGCAACCGGTGTGGTCTCACAGCAGGTCGAACAGAACGTCGAGGAGGAGTACCGGAATCTGGCGTCGCAACAGGCAAACACCTTAGAAACCTGGATCGAGCGCAACTCGATTTCGGTCACGCTCGCCTCGAAGAACGACGCGCTCAGCAATACCGAGCCGGGCGCTCGATTCGACATCCGGAGCGAGCTGGCGACGACAGACGGGAACGTGTACGGCGTGAACGCGATCTATCTGTTGAACGTGTCAGATTCGGGCACTCGGGTCGTCGCGAGCCCGCAGCTCATTGCCGACAGGCAACTCAACCAGACGCGACGGGCCTGGGTCGGGGAGGCGCCGTTCGACGCCATCGACGTGATGGACGTCCACGTCACGACCGTTCACCGGATCGGCGACATGCCCGTCGTCGCGTTTGTGAGTCCCGTGACCGGGCATCCGGACCGGTATCTCGTGATGGAGTACTCTATCACAGATCTCACGATGTCGTTGGACACCGATACCGAAGATCGAGTCACGATGGTCGTCAACGATGAGGGGACAATTCAGGCGACTAACGATGGCGATCGGATACCCGGTCGCGATCAATATGGGAACGGAACTGCGATGCGTCCCGTCCGTCTCGCATCCGAACTGGACGGGACTGACCAGAAAGCCGGCGTGATCCCCAATATGGCGCCGGACGAGACGATCCTGAACGAGGAGTACACCGTGGGCTATGCACCCGCCAAGGTCTCGAACGTGAATCTGAACTGGACTGTGCTCGTTCACGAACCGCGCTCGAACGTCTTCGGTTTTATGCTAGCTATTTCGCGCTGGGGAAAAATCGCGACGGTTGGCGGGATTTTGTTGGTCGGTCTGTTTGGAACGGCCATCGGATACAATACGACTCGCGATATCAACCGGCTCCGTCACTGGGCACACAGGATGCGCGAGGGCGACCTCGAGACCACGAAGAGGACAACCCGGATCGATGCAATCGGTGAGCTGTACGATGGGTTCGAGGACATGCGTCGCTCGCTCCGGCAGCAAATCAGGGAAGTCGAGCGCGCGCGCAAGGAGGCCGAGGTTTCCCGCGCCGAAGCGATGCGGATGAACGAGTATCTCCAGCAGAAGGCCGAAGAGTACTCACGAACCATGCGTCGCTGTGCGGACGGCGACCTGACTCAGCGCCTGGAGCCCGACGGTGAGAGCGATTCGATGGATCGGATCGCGACCTCGTTCAACGAAATGCTTGCGGAACTAGAGCGCGCGACCGGCCAACTCAAGCGATTCGCGATCGAAGTGGAAAACACTGGGGAGCTCCTCCAGACGAGTTCGGATAGCGTCCGGGTCGCAAGCGGTCACGTTGCCGATTCTGTCCAGCGGATCGCCGACGACGCCGACGAACAGAAAGAGCAACTGCAGGAGATCTCCCGCGAGATCGACGACCTCGCCGCGGCCTACGAGACGCTCGCTGAACACGGCGACGATGACGTCCAGGAACACGGCGAGCGTCTGGACGAAATCGCAGCTCGTATCAGCGAAATCGCGACGCTCAGCGAGGAGACGCTCGCCGAATCCGGGATCGTCGCCGGTGCCGCCGAGGAGCAGGCCGCCGAACTCACGGAAATATCCGATCGCGCTCGTGATCTGACCCAGTACGCTCGCCCCCTCCGAGACGCGCTTGACGAGTTTGAGACGGAGACTGACACCGATCTGTATGCAGACGACTGA